AGACGGTACGACGACGGGGTGTGGCCGCCGCGACGGTTTGCACGCGACGCTGCGGGTTCACCAGCCACGATTCTTTCGCAGCGCCGTATTCGGCGGAACGCTCGGAATCGCGGAGTCGTATCTACGTGGCGACTGGGATTGCGACGACTTGACCTCGCTGTTTCGCATCAGCTTACGCAACTTCGAAGCGTCGGAACGACTCGATGGTGCGTCGACTCGACTTGCGCGACTCGCGCACCGAATCGTTCATTGGTTGCGCGACAACTCGCCGACGGGGAGTCGGCGAAACATCGCCGCGCACTACGACCTTGGAAACGATTTCTACCGCCTCTGGCTCGATGACACTTTGGCATATTCCGGCGCGGTCTTTACGACGCCCGACGCGGATCTTGCCGCCGCTTCGCAAGAGAAGTTCGATCGAGTATGTCGCAAACTCGACCTTGCTCCGGAAGATCACCTGCTCGAGATCGGCAGCGGCTGGGGAGGTTTCGCGCTGCATGCCGCCGAGAACTACGGCTGTCGAATCACGACGACGACCATCTCCGAGCAGCAGTTCGCCACGGCCCGCGAGCGGTTCGAGCGGTCGACGGTCGGTGATCGGATCGAGCTTCTTCTGCGCGACTACCGTGAACTCAACGGGCGATTCGACAAGCTGGCCTCGATCGAGATGATCGAGGCCGTCGGCTATCACCGCTTCGACGACTATTTTCGTCGCTGCAGCGAGTTGCTCCGGCCCGACGGCACGTTCGTCATTCAGGCGATCGTGATGCCCGAGCGGGGCTATGCTCGGTATCTCAAGTCGGTCGACTTCATCCAGCGTCATGTGTTTCCCGGCGGCTGTTTGCCGACGGTCACCGCGATGTTGGCATCGATCGGACGGACCGGGGATCTGCGTTTCGTGCATGGCGAAGACTTCGCGCCGCATTACGCCGAGACGCTGCGCCGCTGGCGACGATCGTTTCAGGCCAAGCTCGACGAAGTGCGGCGACTCGGTTACCCGGAAGAATTCATTCGCTTGTGGAACTACTATCTGTGCTACTGCGAGGCGTCGTTCGAAGAACGCTACGTCGGCGTCGTCCAGTTGCAATTCGACAAGCCGGAGTGCCGTCGTGATCCGGCGCGATTGAGTACCCGGGCGGCTCGTAGTTCGGCTGATTCCGAGCTATCGCCGGTGCGAGCTTCGAGTCGCTCCGGCGATGAAGCGGCGGTCGGAGAATGAACCTGCTGCAGTTAGGTATCGAGGCCGTCGAGCGAGGCTGGATACCGGACGTCGTCACACGCGCGGCCGTGCGGCGGCTCTGTCGCCGGCGCTTGCATGACGAGATGCTTGCGGTGCGCGATCCGGCCTCTTCGCGCCGAGCAAAGTTTGTCGAGTCGCTGCGAACAGGCCCGATCGCACCGTCGGCGGAGAAGGCCAACGAACAGCACTACACCTTGCCGCCGGAGTTCTTTTCCGAAGTGCTTGGGCCGCATCGGAAATACAGTTGTTGCTATTATTCGCGCGCCGATGCGCCGTTGGCCGAGGCCGAAGAAGAGGCCTTGGCCATTACCGCCGAGCGGGCCGAGTTGGCCGACGGTCAAGAGATTCTCGAGCTCGGTTGCGGGTGGGGGTCATTAACGCTTTGGGCCGCCGCGCGGCTTCCGCATAGTCGGATCACGGCCGTTTCGAA
The Planctomycetia bacterium genome window above contains:
- a CDS encoding cyclopropane-fatty-acyl-phospholipid synthase family protein, with amino-acid sequence MIEIAPKHRNSPAPAAWLDRLARRLLLDRMKNFDRGELVLQEDGTTTGCGRRDGLHATLRVHQPRFFRSAVFGGTLGIAESYLRGDWDCDDLTSLFRISLRNFEASERLDGASTRLARLAHRIVHWLRDNSPTGSRRNIAAHYDLGNDFYRLWLDDTLAYSGAVFTTPDADLAAASQEKFDRVCRKLDLAPEDHLLEIGSGWGGFALHAAENYGCRITTTTISEQQFATARERFERSTVGDRIELLLRDYRELNGRFDKLASIEMIEAVGYHRFDDYFRRCSELLRPDGTFVIQAIVMPERGYARYLKSVDFIQRHVFPGGCLPTVTAMLASIGRTGDLRFVHGEDFAPHYAETLRRWRRSFQAKLDEVRRLGYPEEFIRLWNYYLCYCEASFEERYVGVVQLQFDKPECRRDPARLSTRAARSSADSELSPVRASSRSGDEAAVGE